Proteins encoded together in one Sinorhizobium meliloti window:
- the chvG gene encoding two-component system sensor histidine kinase ChvG yields MRGQRRWAHPFTLIRRLFGNAVFSSLTRRIVFFNLVALVVLVGGIMYLNQFREGLIDARVESLLTQGEIIAGAISASASVDTNSITIDPEKLLELQAGESITPLPSDEDLEFPIIQERVAPVLRRLISPTRTRARLFDADADLLLDSRHLYSGGQVLRFDLPPVDPESPSLADEFGTWFNRLLQPGDLPLYKEPPGGNGSIYPEVMNALTGVRGAVVRVTEKGELIVSVAVPVQRFRAVLGVLLLSTQAGDIDKIVHAERLAIIRVFGVAALVNVILSLLLSSTIANPLRRLSAAAIRVRRGGAKEREEIPDFSSRQDEIGNLSVALREMTTALYDRIAAIENFAADVSHELKNPLTSLRSAVETLPLARNEESKKRLMDVIQHDVRRLDRLISDISDASRLDAELARADAKKVDLEKLLGDLVEISRQIRGSKKPVLLDFVVDRKDNPRASFIVSGYELRIGQIITNLIENARSFVSEQNGRIVVRLTRSRSRCIVYVEDNGPGIQAEDIDRIFERFYTDRPEGEDFGQNSGLGLSISRQIAEAHGGTLRAENIVGKDGHIGGARFVLSLPAEPHP; encoded by the coding sequence CTGCGCGGGCAGCGGCGATGGGCGCATCCCTTTACGCTGATCCGGCGCCTGTTCGGCAATGCGGTCTTCTCGAGCCTCACGCGGCGCATCGTCTTCTTCAACCTGGTGGCGCTGGTGGTCCTCGTCGGCGGGATCATGTATCTCAACCAGTTCCGGGAAGGTCTGATCGACGCCCGGGTGGAGAGCCTTCTGACGCAGGGCGAGATCATCGCCGGCGCCATCTCGGCCTCCGCCTCGGTGGACACCAATTCGATCACCATCGATCCGGAAAAGCTGCTCGAATTGCAGGCCGGCGAAAGCATCACGCCGCTGCCGAGCGACGAAGACCTCGAATTCCCGATCATTCAGGAACGCGTGGCGCCGGTCTTGAGAAGACTGATCTCGCCGACGCGCACGCGCGCTCGCCTCTTCGATGCCGATGCCGACCTGCTGCTCGATTCGCGCCACCTCTATAGCGGCGGACAGGTGCTTCGTTTCGACCTGCCGCCGGTCGATCCGGAAAGCCCTAGCCTCGCCGACGAGTTCGGCACCTGGTTCAACCGGCTGCTGCAGCCGGGCGACCTGCCGCTCTACAAGGAGCCGCCCGGCGGCAACGGCTCGATCTATCCGGAGGTGATGAACGCCCTGACCGGCGTGCGCGGCGCCGTGGTGCGCGTGACGGAGAAGGGCGAGCTGATCGTTTCGGTTGCCGTTCCGGTACAGCGCTTCCGCGCGGTCCTCGGTGTGCTCCTCCTCTCCACCCAGGCCGGCGACATCGACAAGATCGTCCATGCAGAACGGCTGGCGATCATCCGCGTTTTCGGCGTGGCGGCGCTGGTCAACGTCATACTCTCGCTGCTTCTCTCGTCGACGATCGCCAACCCGCTGCGGCGGCTTTCGGCCGCGGCCATCCGCGTGCGCCGCGGCGGCGCCAAGGAACGGGAGGAGATCCCGGACTTCTCATCCCGCCAGGACGAGATCGGCAATCTTTCCGTGGCGCTCCGGGAAATGACGACCGCGCTCTACGACCGCATCGCGGCGATCGAGAACTTCGCCGCCGATGTGAGCCATGAACTCAAGAATCCGCTGACGTCGCTGCGCAGCGCGGTCGAAACCTTGCCGCTCGCGCGCAACGAGGAATCGAAGAAGCGGCTGATGGACGTCATCCAGCACGACGTGCGACGGCTCGACCGGCTGATCAGCGATATCTCCGACGCCTCGCGCCTGGATGCGGAGCTTGCACGCGCCGACGCGAAGAAGGTCGACCTCGAAAAGCTGCTCGGCGACCTCGTCGAAATTTCACGCCAGATCCGGGGCAGCAAGAAACCGGTGCTGCTCGACTTCGTCGTCGACCGTAAGGACAACCCGCGCGCAAGCTTCATCGTCAGCGGCTACGAACTGCGCATCGGTCAGATCATCACGAACCTGATCGAAAACGCCCGCTCCTTCGTCTCCGAGCAGAACGGCCGCATCGTCGTCCGGCTGACCCGGTCGCGATCGCGCTGCATCGTCTATGTCGAAGACAACGGCCCGGGCATCCAGGCGGAGGACATCGACCGTATCTTCGAGCGCTTCTACACCGACCGGCCGGAGGGCGAGGACTTCGGCCAGAACTCGGGGCTCGGCCTTTCGATTTCGCGCCAGATCGCCGAGGCGCATGGCGGAACGCTCAGAGCCGAGAACATCGTTGGCAAGGACGGCCACATCGGCGGCGCCCGCTTCGTTCTCTCGCTGCCCGCCGAGCCGCACCCGTGA
- a CDS encoding phosphoribosyl-ATP diphosphatase — protein sequence MTDFTLSDLEKIVASRARAAPEESWTAKLVAAGQTKAAKKLGEEAVETVIAAIGEDRKNLVDESADLLYHLMVVLNIAAVPLQDVMSELARRTSQSGLQEKANRQNP from the coding sequence ATGACCGACTTCACCCTTTCCGACCTGGAGAAGATCGTGGCGTCCCGCGCCCGAGCGGCGCCGGAGGAGTCCTGGACCGCCAAGCTGGTGGCGGCCGGGCAGACGAAGGCTGCCAAGAAGCTCGGCGAAGAGGCGGTGGAAACGGTCATTGCCGCGATCGGCGAGGACCGGAAGAATCTGGTCGATGAGAGTGCCGATCTCCTCTATCATCTTATGGTCGTATTGAATATCGCCGCCGTCCCGTTGCAGGATGTGATGAGCGAACTGGCCAGGCGGACGAGCCAATCCGGCCTGCAGGAAAAGGCGAACCGGCAGAATCCATGA
- a CDS encoding phosphoenolpyruvate carboxykinase translates to MDELGSRNPSIGLESIGFSDLSVVRYNFEAPQLYEEALARGEAELTVHGALCARTGQHTGRSPKDKYVVRDANTADQIWWDNNSAISPEHFERLRQDMLAHAKGMSLYVQDLVGGADPENALPTRVVTEFAWHSLFIRNLLIRPEREALPSFQPKLTIIDLPSFKADPARHGCRSETVIACDLTAGLVLIGGTSYAGEMKKSVFTVLNYLLPKKSVMPMHCSANVGPAGDTAIFFGLSGTGKTTLSADPNRTLIGDDEHGWSEKGVFNFEGGCYAKAIRLSEAAEPEIFATTRRFGTVMENVVLDERRLPDFDDGSLTENTRCAYPLHFIPNASKTGTAPQPRTIIMLTADAFGVLPPIAKLTPEQAMYHFLSGYTAKVAGTEKGVTEPEATFSTCFGAPFMPRHPSEYGNLLKDLIARNGVTCWLVNTGWTGGAFGTGSRMPIKVTRALLSAALDGSLNSASFRTDANFGFAVPVSVPGVEAGILDPRSTWADGVAYDAQARRLVDMFIANFAKFERHVDGSVRDAAPGARVAAE, encoded by the coding sequence ATGGATGAGCTCGGGAGCCGCAATCCCTCTATCGGACTGGAATCGATCGGATTTTCCGACCTCTCGGTCGTCCGCTACAACTTCGAGGCGCCGCAGCTTTACGAAGAAGCCCTGGCCCGCGGTGAAGCCGAACTGACGGTCCATGGAGCGCTTTGCGCCCGCACCGGCCAGCACACGGGCCGCTCGCCCAAGGACAAGTATGTCGTGCGCGACGCCAACACCGCCGACCAGATCTGGTGGGACAACAACAGCGCGATTTCGCCGGAGCATTTCGAGCGTCTTCGTCAGGACATGCTCGCCCATGCCAAAGGCATGTCGCTCTACGTCCAGGACCTCGTCGGCGGTGCCGACCCGGAGAACGCGCTGCCGACGCGCGTCGTCACCGAGTTCGCCTGGCACTCGCTGTTCATCCGCAATCTGCTGATCCGCCCGGAGCGCGAGGCGCTTCCGTCTTTTCAGCCGAAGCTGACGATTATCGACCTGCCGAGCTTCAAGGCCGATCCCGCACGTCACGGCTGCCGCAGCGAGACTGTCATCGCCTGCGACCTGACCGCCGGCCTCGTGCTGATCGGCGGCACGTCCTATGCGGGCGAGATGAAGAAGTCGGTTTTCACCGTCCTCAATTACCTGCTGCCCAAGAAGTCGGTGATGCCGATGCACTGCTCGGCCAATGTCGGGCCTGCCGGTGACACGGCGATCTTCTTCGGCCTCTCGGGTACCGGCAAGACGACGCTCTCCGCCGATCCGAACCGCACTCTGATCGGTGACGACGAGCACGGCTGGAGCGAAAAGGGCGTCTTCAATTTCGAGGGCGGCTGCTATGCCAAGGCGATCCGCCTGTCGGAAGCGGCAGAACCGGAGATCTTTGCGACGACGCGCCGCTTCGGTACGGTGATGGAGAACGTCGTCCTCGACGAGCGGCGCCTTCCTGACTTCGACGACGGTTCGCTGACGGAGAACACCCGCTGCGCCTATCCGCTGCACTTCATTCCGAACGCCAGCAAGACGGGCACGGCGCCGCAGCCGCGCACGATCATCATGCTGACGGCGGACGCCTTCGGGGTTTTGCCGCCGATCGCCAAGCTGACGCCGGAACAGGCCATGTATCACTTCCTCTCCGGCTACACCGCCAAGGTCGCCGGTACCGAAAAGGGCGTGACGGAGCCGGAGGCGACTTTCTCGACCTGCTTCGGCGCTCCGTTCATGCCGCGCCATCCGTCCGAATACGGCAATCTTCTCAAGGACCTCATCGCCAGGAACGGCGTCACCTGCTGGCTCGTCAACACCGGATGGACCGGTGGCGCCTTCGGCACGGGAAGCCGCATGCCGATCAAGGTGACGCGCGCGCTTCTTTCGGCGGCTCTCGACGGCTCGCTGAACAGCGCCTCGTTCCGCACGGATGCGAATTTCGGCTTCGCGGTGCCGGTGTCGGTACCGGGGGTCGAGGCCGGCATTCTCGACCCGCGCTCGACCTGGGCGGATGGTGTGGCTTATGACGCCCAGGCACGGCGACTCGTCGACATGTTCATTGCCAACTTCGCCAAGTTCGAGCGCCACGTCGACGGCAGCGTGCGCGACGCAGCCCCGGGCGCGAGGGTGGCCGCCGAATAA
- the hisA gene encoding 1-(5-phosphoribosyl)-5-[(5-phosphoribosylamino)methylideneamino]imidazole-4-carboxamide isomerase, giving the protein MILFPAIDLKDGQCVRLKLGDMERATVYNPDPAAQARAFEEQGFEWLHVVDLNGAFAGETVNGAAVDAILRATKNPVQLGGGIRTLEHIENWLSRGLKRVILGTVAVRDPALVIEACSKFPGRVAVGIDAKGGKVAVEGWAEASELGVIELARKFEGAGVAAIIYTDIDRDGILTGINWASTLELADAVSIPVIASGGLASMDDIRRMTEPDAQKLEGAISGRALYDGRIDPKEALDLIREARKGKMR; this is encoded by the coding sequence ATGATCCTCTTTCCCGCGATCGACCTCAAGGACGGGCAATGCGTGCGCCTGAAGCTCGGCGACATGGAGCGGGCGACAGTCTATAATCCCGACCCGGCCGCCCAGGCGCGCGCCTTCGAGGAGCAGGGTTTCGAATGGCTGCACGTGGTCGACCTGAACGGAGCCTTTGCCGGGGAGACCGTCAACGGTGCGGCGGTCGACGCCATCCTCAGGGCGACCAAGAACCCGGTGCAGCTCGGCGGCGGCATCCGCACGCTGGAGCATATCGAGAACTGGCTTTCGCGCGGGCTGAAGCGCGTCATCCTCGGTACCGTCGCGGTGCGCGATCCCGCCCTGGTGATCGAAGCCTGCAGCAAGTTCCCGGGACGGGTCGCCGTCGGCATCGATGCCAAGGGCGGCAAGGTCGCCGTCGAGGGATGGGCGGAAGCTTCCGAGCTCGGGGTGATCGAACTTGCCAGGAAGTTCGAGGGCGCGGGCGTTGCGGCGATCATCTATACGGACATCGACCGTGACGGCATCCTGACCGGCATCAACTGGGCCTCGACGCTCGAACTCGCGGACGCGGTTTCAATCCCGGTGATCGCCTCGGGCGGCCTCGCCTCGATGGACGACATCCGCCGCATGACCGAACCGGATGCGCAAAAGCTCGAAGGCGCGATCTCCGGTCGGGCGCTTTATGACGGTCGGATCGATCCGAAGGAAGCCCTGGATCTGATCCGCGAAGCAAGAAAGGGGAAGATGCGATGA
- the lysM gene encoding peptidoglycan-binding protein LysM has protein sequence MGLFDFIKNAGKKLGIGGDDTPPDAASVEKELASHDLGTKDVKVDVVDDKVVLKGVVKDQSTFEKAVVAVGNTLGISKVEASELKVADGAAAPAEAKAPVFYTVKKGDNLWKIAEAHYGKGKGAKHTAIFEANKPMLTHPDKIYPGQVLRIPDLDAG, from the coding sequence ATGGGTTTGTTCGATTTTATCAAGAATGCGGGAAAGAAGCTCGGAATCGGCGGCGACGACACGCCGCCCGATGCGGCAAGCGTCGAAAAGGAGCTCGCGTCCCATGATCTCGGCACCAAGGACGTCAAGGTCGACGTCGTGGACGACAAGGTCGTGCTGAAGGGTGTCGTCAAGGACCAGTCCACCTTCGAGAAGGCGGTCGTGGCGGTCGGCAATACGCTCGGCATATCCAAGGTCGAGGCATCCGAGCTCAAGGTCGCCGACGGCGCCGCCGCGCCGGCCGAGGCGAAGGCCCCGGTCTTCTACACCGTGAAGAAGGGCGACAATCTCTGGAAGATCGCCGAGGCCCATTACGGCAAAGGCAAGGGCGCCAAGCACACGGCGATCTTCGAAGCGAACAAGCCCATGCTCACCCATCCCGACAAGATCTATCCGGGCCAGGTGCTGCGCATCCCCGATCTGGATGCCGGCTGA
- the chvI gene encoding two-component system response regulator ChvI — MQTIALVDDDRNILTSVSIALEAEGYKVETYTDGASALEGLLARPPQLAIFDIKMPRMDGMELLRRLRQKSDLPVIFLTSKDEEIDELFGLKMGADDFITKPFSQRLLVERVKAILRRAANREAAAGGAGPVKNADTPSRSLERGQLVMDQERHTCTWKNESVTLTVTEFLILHALAQRPGVVKSRDALMDAAYDEQVYVDDRTIDSHIKRLRKKFKMVDNDFDMIETLYGVGYRFRETA, encoded by the coding sequence ATGCAGACCATCGCGCTTGTCGATGACGACCGCAACATCCTGACGTCCGTGTCCATCGCGCTGGAAGCCGAGGGCTACAAGGTCGAAACCTATACGGACGGCGCATCGGCGCTGGAGGGTCTGCTGGCGCGTCCGCCGCAGCTCGCTATCTTCGACATCAAGATGCCCCGCATGGACGGCATGGAGCTGTTGCGGCGGCTGAGACAGAAGTCCGACCTGCCCGTCATCTTCCTCACATCGAAGGACGAGGAGATCGACGAGCTCTTCGGTCTGAAGATGGGCGCCGACGACTTCATCACCAAGCCCTTCTCACAGCGCCTCCTGGTGGAGCGCGTCAAGGCGATCCTGCGTCGCGCGGCCAACCGGGAGGCTGCGGCCGGAGGCGCCGGACCGGTGAAGAATGCCGACACGCCTTCCCGTTCGCTCGAACGGGGCCAGCTCGTCATGGACCAGGAGCGGCATACCTGCACCTGGAAGAACGAATCCGTCACGCTGACCGTCACGGAGTTCCTCATCCTGCACGCACTGGCGCAGCGACCCGGCGTGGTGAAGAGCCGCGACGCGCTGATGGATGCCGCCTATGACGAACAGGTCTATGTCGACGACCGCACGATCGACAGCCACATCAAGCGGCTTCGCAAGAAGTTCAAGATGGTCGACAACGACTTCGACATGATCGAGACGCTCTACGGCGTCGGCTATCGTTTCCGCGAAACGGCCTGA
- the hisH gene encoding imidazole glycerol phosphate synthase subunit HisH — MRVAIIDYGSGNLRSATKAFERAAREAGIAAEIDLTDRPERVATADRIVLPGVGAYADCRRGLAAVEGMEEALTEAVEKAGRPFFGICVGMQLMSSRGLEKTVTKGFGWIAGDVVEMTPEDRSLKIPQIGWNTLDLKRAHALFDGIPTGENGLHAYFVHSYHLAAERAEDVVAEADYGGPVTAFVARDNKAGSQFHPEKSQALGLALISNFLRWKP; from the coding sequence ATGCGGGTCGCCATCATTGACTACGGATCCGGCAACCTGCGCTCGGCCACCAAGGCCTTCGAGCGCGCCGCCCGCGAGGCCGGCATCGCGGCCGAAATCGATCTCACCGACAGGCCGGAACGGGTGGCCACGGCCGATCGGATCGTGCTGCCGGGCGTCGGCGCCTATGCCGACTGCCGCCGCGGCCTCGCCGCCGTGGAGGGCATGGAGGAAGCGCTGACGGAGGCGGTCGAGAAAGCCGGCCGCCCCTTCTTCGGCATCTGCGTCGGCATGCAGCTCATGTCGTCGCGCGGACTCGAAAAGACGGTGACGAAGGGTTTCGGCTGGATCGCCGGCGATGTCGTCGAGATGACGCCCGAGGACCGCTCGCTCAAGATCCCCCAGATCGGCTGGAACACGCTTGATCTCAAGCGCGCGCACGCCCTTTTCGACGGCATTCCGACCGGCGAGAACGGTCTGCACGCCTATTTCGTCCATTCCTACCACCTCGCGGCGGAGCGTGCCGAAGACGTGGTGGCGGAGGCGGACTATGGCGGCCCGGTGACGGCCTTCGTCGCGCGCGACAACAAGGCGGGCTCGCAGTTCCATCCGGAAAAGAGCCAGGCGCTCGGCCTCGCCCTCATCTCGAATTTCCTGCGCTGGAAGCCCTGA
- the arfB gene encoding alternative ribosome rescue aminoacyl-tRNA hydrolase ArfB, translated as MASEPLYINENIVIAGWELTEQFVLAGGPGGQNVNKVSTAVQLFFDVQASPSLPERVKANALKLAGRRASKEGVLMIEANRFRSQERNREDARERLKELILKAAEPPPPPRRKTKPTRGSIERRLKEKSGRSEIKKLRGRPGGD; from the coding sequence ATGGCAAGCGAACCGCTTTACATCAACGAAAACATCGTGATCGCCGGATGGGAGCTCACGGAGCAATTCGTGCTGGCCGGCGGACCGGGCGGACAGAACGTCAACAAGGTCTCGACGGCCGTCCAGCTCTTCTTCGACGTGCAGGCTTCGCCGTCCCTGCCGGAGCGCGTCAAGGCCAACGCCTTGAAGCTCGCCGGACGGCGCGCCTCGAAGGAGGGCGTCCTTATGATCGAAGCCAATCGCTTCCGCAGTCAGGAACGCAACCGCGAGGACGCCCGCGAGCGGCTGAAGGAGCTGATCCTGAAGGCGGCGGAACCACCGCCCCCGCCGCGCAGGAAGACGAAGCCGACGCGCGGATCGATCGAACGCCGGCTGAAGGAGAAATCCGGCCGTTCCGAAATCAAGAAGCTGCGCGGCCGCCCCGGCGGCGACTGA
- a CDS encoding DUF2628 domain-containing protein: MASYLIMTPPGAPADDERARFIADGFSWTAFFFPGPWLIVKRAWLIGIFVSVLQFLLLLAASMPGGFSAALLVHLALGLIVSLEGPLLIARKLSAREWTFRSVVPARDLETAEEIYYSNAEPSAPAGDAAPMASADRSATGRPGAAAGLGFFESYGER, encoded by the coding sequence ATGGCCTCCTACCTGATCATGACCCCGCCCGGCGCACCGGCCGACGACGAAAGGGCGCGGTTCATCGCCGACGGATTCTCCTGGACCGCCTTCTTCTTCCCCGGTCCGTGGCTCATCGTCAAACGCGCGTGGCTCATCGGAATCTTCGTTTCCGTTCTGCAGTTCCTGTTGCTTCTTGCGGCATCGATGCCCGGCGGCTTCAGCGCAGCGCTGCTCGTCCATCTGGCGCTCGGTCTCATCGTGTCGCTCGAAGGCCCGCTTCTCATCGCCCGCAAGCTCTCGGCACGCGAATGGACGTTTCGTTCGGTCGTTCCGGCACGCGATCTCGAGACGGCCGAAGAAATCTATTACTCGAACGCCGAGCCGTCAGCGCCTGCAGGAGATGCAGCTCCCATGGCGTCGGCCGACAGGTCCGCTACGGGACGGCCGGGCGCCGCCGCCGGGCTCGGCTTTTTTGAATCCTATGGAGAGCGCTGA
- the hisB gene encoding imidazoleglycerol-phosphate dehydratase HisB, whose translation MADVTPSRTGQVSRKTNETAISVSVNVDGTGVSKIATGVGFFDHMLDQLSRHSLIDMEIKAEGDLHVDDHHTVEDTGIAIGQALAKALGDRRGITRYASIDLAMDETMTRAAVDVSGRPFLVWNVTFTSPKIGSFDTELVREFFQALAQHAGITLHVQNIYGANNHHVAETCFKSVARVLRTATEIDPRQAGRVPSTKGTLA comes from the coding sequence ATGGCAGACGTGACGCCGAGCCGCACCGGCCAAGTTTCGCGAAAGACGAATGAAACCGCCATATCCGTCTCGGTCAATGTCGACGGAACGGGCGTATCGAAGATCGCGACCGGCGTCGGCTTCTTCGACCATATGCTGGACCAGCTCTCGCGCCATTCGCTGATCGACATGGAGATCAAGGCGGAGGGCGACCTCCATGTCGATGATCACCACACCGTCGAGGACACCGGCATCGCCATCGGACAGGCGCTGGCCAAGGCGCTCGGCGATCGCCGCGGCATCACCCGCTATGCCTCCATAGACCTTGCCATGGACGAGACGATGACGCGCGCCGCCGTCGACGTCTCCGGCCGGCCCTTCCTCGTCTGGAACGTGACCTTCACGTCGCCGAAGATCGGCAGCTTCGACACCGAACTCGTGCGCGAATTCTTCCAGGCGCTCGCCCAGCATGCCGGGATCACGCTGCATGTGCAGAACATCTACGGCGCCAACAACCATCATGTCGCCGAGACCTGCTTCAAGTCCGTCGCCCGCGTGCTCCGCACGGCAACCGAAATCGATCCGCGCCAGGCGGGACGCGTCCCCTCGACCAAAGGGACGCTCGCCTGA
- a CDS encoding alpha-ketoglutarate-dependent dioxygenase AlkB has translation MLVLPKGVRHIPGFLDRSRQQELVEAVRAVVAEAPLFAPAMPKTGKPLSVRMTNCGALGWVTDRERGYRYQATHPVTGKPWPPIPHMLQDIWNAVAGSDKSPEACLVNFYSAEARMGLHQDRDEGDLETAVVSISLGDDCLFRVGGRTRGGQTVSFRLESGDVVVLGGEGRLAFHGVDRIYPNTSTLLRSGGRLNLTLRRVNP, from the coding sequence ATGCTTGTGCTGCCGAAAGGGGTGAGACACATTCCCGGTTTTCTCGACCGTTCGCGCCAGCAGGAACTGGTCGAGGCCGTCCGCGCCGTCGTCGCGGAGGCTCCGCTCTTCGCGCCCGCGATGCCGAAGACCGGCAAACCCCTGTCCGTGCGCATGACCAATTGCGGCGCGCTCGGCTGGGTCACCGACCGCGAGCGCGGCTACCGCTACCAGGCGACGCATCCGGTCACCGGCAAGCCATGGCCGCCGATTCCACACATGCTGCAGGACATCTGGAATGCCGTGGCCGGAAGCGACAAGTCCCCCGAGGCCTGTCTGGTGAATTTCTACTCGGCAGAGGCGCGCATGGGGCTCCACCAGGACCGGGACGAGGGCGATCTCGAGACTGCCGTCGTTTCGATCTCGCTCGGCGACGACTGCCTTTTCCGCGTCGGCGGCCGCACACGCGGCGGACAGACCGTGTCGTTCAGGCTCGAAAGCGGCGACGTCGTCGTGCTCGGCGGCGAAGGACGGCTCGCCTTCCACGGCGTCGACCGCATCTATCCGAACACGTCGACGCTCCTGAGGAGCGGCGGCCGGCTCAATCTGACGCTGCGAAGGGTCAATCCTTGA
- the hisF gene encoding imidazole glycerol phosphate synthase subunit HisF: MTLKARVIPCLDVKDGRVVKGVNFVDLIDAGDPVEAARAYDAAGADELCFLDITASSDNRETIFDVVARTAEQCFMPLTVGGGVRQVADIRKLLLAGADKVSINTAAVKNPEFVAEAADKFGDQCIVVAIDAKKVSTQGEADRWEIFTHGGRQPTGIDAIEFARKVVDLGAGEILLTSMDRDGTKSGYDISLTRAIADAVRAPVIASGGVGTLDHMVEGIRDGHATAVLAASIFHFGTYSIGEAKRHMAEHGIAMRLD; encoded by the coding sequence ATGACCCTTAAAGCCCGTGTAATCCCCTGCCTCGACGTGAAGGACGGCCGCGTCGTCAAGGGCGTGAACTTCGTGGATCTGATCGACGCCGGGGACCCGGTGGAGGCGGCACGCGCCTATGACGCGGCCGGGGCCGACGAGCTCTGCTTCCTCGACATCACCGCCTCTTCCGACAATCGCGAAACGATCTTCGACGTCGTCGCCCGCACCGCGGAGCAATGCTTCATGCCGCTCACCGTCGGCGGCGGCGTGCGCCAGGTGGCGGACATCCGCAAGCTCCTGCTTGCCGGCGCCGACAAGGTGTCGATCAACACGGCGGCGGTGAAGAACCCGGAATTCGTCGCGGAAGCCGCCGACAAGTTCGGCGACCAGTGCATCGTCGTCGCCATCGACGCCAAGAAAGTCTCGACGCAAGGCGAGGCGGATCGCTGGGAGATCTTTACCCATGGCGGGCGGCAACCGACAGGCATCGACGCGATCGAATTTGCGCGGAAGGTCGTCGATCTCGGGGCCGGCGAAATCCTTCTCACCTCCATGGACCGAGACGGTACGAAGAGCGGCTACGACATCAGCCTGACACGGGCGATCGCCGATGCGGTACGCGCTCCCGTCATCGCCTCCGGCGGCGTGGGCACGCTCGACCACATGGTCGAGGGCATCCGCGACGGCCATGCGACTGCCGTGCTCGCCGCCTCGATTTTCCACTTCGGCACCTACAGCATCGGCGAGGCGAAGCGCCACATGGCCGAGCACGGCATCGCCATGCGGCTTGATTGA
- the coaA gene encoding type I pantothenate kinase codes for MSIAAEDIEPADIPGNLQGGEYSPYHVFSAEEWSRFRADTPLTLTADEVQRLRSLNDPVDLDEVRRIYLSLSRLLSAHVEASQILFRQRTRFLSMSNETKTPFVIGVAGSVAVGKSTTARILAELLARWPSSPKVDLVTTDGFLYPNAVLQRENLMDRKGFPESYDIGALLRFLSAIKAGRPNVKAPTYSHLTYDVIPDQFQVIDRPDILIFEGINVLQSRDLPADGKIVPMVSDFFDFSIYIDAEESLIHSWYVNRFMRLRETAFQNPQSFFHRYATISEDAARAIAEGLWHNINLKNLHQNILPTRPRADLILQKGPNHLTQTVALRKL; via the coding sequence ATGAGCATCGCCGCGGAAGACATCGAACCGGCCGACATTCCGGGCAATCTCCAGGGGGGCGAATATTCGCCCTATCACGTCTTCTCCGCGGAGGAATGGTCGCGCTTTCGCGCCGACACGCCGCTGACGCTGACGGCCGACGAGGTGCAGCGCCTGCGCTCGCTCAACGATCCGGTCGATCTCGACGAGGTGCGGCGGATCTATCTCTCGCTCTCACGGCTCCTCTCCGCCCATGTGGAAGCGTCGCAGATCCTCTTCCGGCAGCGCACCCGCTTCCTGAGCATGTCGAACGAGACGAAGACGCCCTTCGTCATCGGGGTCGCCGGCTCGGTCGCCGTCGGCAAGTCGACGACGGCACGCATCCTTGCGGAGCTTCTCGCGCGCTGGCCCTCGAGCCCGAAGGTCGACCTCGTCACCACCGACGGCTTCCTTTATCCGAATGCGGTTCTCCAGCGGGAAAACCTGATGGATCGCAAGGGATTTCCCGAGAGCTACGATATCGGCGCGCTGCTCAGATTCCTCTCGGCGATCAAGGCGGGCCGGCCGAACGTCAAGGCTCCTACCTATTCGCACCTGACCTATGACGTGATCCCCGACCAGTTCCAGGTGATCGACCGGCCGGACATCCTCATTTTCGAGGGGATAAACGTGCTGCAGTCGCGCGATCTGCCGGCCGACGGCAAGATCGTGCCGATGGTCTCGGATTTCTTCGACTTTTCGATCTATATCGATGCCGAGGAGAGCCTGATCCACAGCTGGTACGTGAACCGCTTCATGCGACTGCGCGAAACCGCATTCCAGAACCCGCAATCCTTCTTCCATCGCTATGCGACGATCAGCGAGGATGCGGCGCGCGCGATCGCCGAGGGCCTCTGGCACAATATCAATCTGAAGAACCTGCATCAGAACATTCTGCCGACGCGGCCGCGCGCCGATCTCATCCTGCAGAAGGGCCCCAACCACCTGACGCAGACGGTGGCGCTCAGGAAGCTTTGA